Proteins from a genomic interval of Arachis hypogaea cultivar Tifrunner chromosome 10, arahy.Tifrunner.gnm2.J5K5, whole genome shotgun sequence:
- the LOC112716633 gene encoding hydroxymethylglutaryl-CoA lyase, mitochondrial isoform X2 has product MQRISQLLKGIPDFVKIVEVGPRDGLQNEKSIVPTDVKVELIKLLVSSGLSVIEATSFVSPKWVPQLADAKDVLEGIQDVEGVSFPVLTPNLKGFEAAVAAGAKEVAVFPAASESFSKANLNSGIEDNLARCRDIASASRSYSIPVRGYISCVVGCPFEGHVAPAKVAYVAKALNEMGCSEISLGDTIGVGTPGTVVPMLEAVLDVVPVDKLAVHFHDTYGQALSNTLISLQMGISVVDSSVSGLGGCPYAKGATGNVATEDVVYMLDGIGVKTNVDLGKLMQAGDFICKHLGRASNSRAATALSKVKAHASKL; this is encoded by the exons ATGCAAAGGATTTCTCAA CTTCTTAAAGGTATTCCAGACTTTGTAAAGATAGTGGAGGTTGGTCCAAGGGATGGATTGCAGAATGAGAAGTCTATCGTTCCAACTGATGTAAAAGTTGAGTTGATAAAGCTGCTGGTTTCTTCTGGGTTGTCTGTCATCGAGGCAACAAGTTTTGTATCACCAAAATGGGTTCCACAG TTGGCAGATGCAAAGGATGTATTGGAAGGCATTCAAGATGTGGAAGGTGTTAGCTTTCCTGTATTAACTCCAAACCTTAAA GGCTTTGAGGCAGCTGTTGCTGCTGGGGCTAAGGAAGTGGCTGTttttcctgcagcttctgaatcattCTCTAAAGCAAATCTCAACTCTGGCATTGAGGATAATCTTGCTCGTTGCCGAGACATTGCTTCAGCTTCTCGAAGCTACTCAATCCCTGTTCGTGG ATATATATCATGTGTTGTGGGATGTCCTTTTGAAGGACATGTTGCTCCAGCCAAAGTAGCATATGTGGCAAAGGCACTTAATGAGATGGGTTGCTCAGAGATTTCACTAGGTGATACGATTGGTGTTGGTACACCTG GCACCGTCGTTCCAATGCTGGAAGCTGTTCTTGATGTTGTTCCAGTTGACAAGCTTGCTGTCCACTTTCATGATACTTATGGTCAGGCGCTTTCAAATACTCTAATTTCACTTCAG ATGGGGATCAGTGTAGTGGATTCATCTGTTTCCGGCCTTGGGGGTTGTCCGTATGCAAAGGGTGCAACTGGAAATGTTGCCACTGAGGATGTTGTTTACATGCTGGATGGAATTGGAGTGAAAACCAACGTGGACCTTGGAAAGCTCATGCAGGCCGGAGATTTCATCTGCAAGCATTTAGGACGCGCATCGAATTCAAGAGCCGCAACTGCGTTGAGTAAAGTTAAAGCTCATGCTTCCAAACTTTGA
- the LOC112716635 gene encoding 10 kDa chaperonin, mitochondrial, which yields MAKRLVPLLNRVLVEKIVPPSKTNAGILLPEKSTKLNSGKVVAIGPGIRSKEGNLIPVSVKEGDTVLLPEYGGTEVNLADKQYHLYRDEDILGTLHD from the exons atggcGAAGCGGCTGGTTCCGTTGTTGAATCGGGTTCTGGTGGAGAAGATCGTTCCCCCATCGAAAACTAACGCCGGCATCTTGTTGCCGGAGAAATCCACCAAG CTGAATTCTGGAAAAGTAGTTGCGATTGGGCCTGGAATTCGTAGCAAGGAAGGGAATCTAATTCCGGTTTCTGTTAAAGAAGGCGACACTGTGCTTTTGCCTGAATACGGTGGAACTGAGGTCAACCTTGCTGATAAACA GTATCATCTTTACAGAGATGAAGACATATTGGGGACGCTGCATGATTGA
- the LOC112716633 gene encoding uncharacterized protein isoform X1, translating into MITIKGMQRGRFLNPVPQLVTGLSSSCDAMDTANQLQSLHSRYPEYTRDSTKATEHRSAFNKYNIRGLSQCLNWPKRFNDNSHAASYLVNHHFTSDRNTDAKDFSSKLLKGIPDFVKIVEVGPRDGLQNEKSIVPTDVKVELIKLLVSSGLSVIEATSFVSPKWVPQLADAKDVLEGIQDVEGVSFPVLTPNLKGFEAAVAAGAKEVAVFPAASESFSKANLNSGIEDNLARCRDIASASRSYSIPVRGYISCVVGCPFEGHVAPAKVAYVAKALNEMGCSEISLGDTIGVGTPGTVVPMLEAVLDVVPVDKLAVHFHDTYGQALSNTLISLQMGISVVDSSVSGLGGCPYAKGATGNVATEDVVYMLDGIGVKTNVDLGKLMQAGDFICKHLGRASNSRAATALSKVKAHASKL; encoded by the exons ATGATTACAATCAAGGGTATGCAAAGGGGGCGATTCTTGAATCCTGTACCCCAACTTGTTACTGGATTATCAAGCTCTTGTGATGCCATGGATACAGCTAATCAACTGCAATCTCTTCATTCTCG TTATCCTGAATACACAAGGGACAGTACAAAGGCCACAGAACATAGGAGTGCATTCAACAAATACAATATAAGGGGCCTATCTCAATGCCTGAATTGGCCTAAAAGGTTTAATGATAATTCTCATGCTGCCAGCTACTTGGTAAACCATCATTTTACATCTGATCGAAATACAGATGCAAAGGATTTCTCAAGTAAG CTTCTTAAAGGTATTCCAGACTTTGTAAAGATAGTGGAGGTTGGTCCAAGGGATGGATTGCAGAATGAGAAGTCTATCGTTCCAACTGATGTAAAAGTTGAGTTGATAAAGCTGCTGGTTTCTTCTGGGTTGTCTGTCATCGAGGCAACAAGTTTTGTATCACCAAAATGGGTTCCACAG TTGGCAGATGCAAAGGATGTATTGGAAGGCATTCAAGATGTGGAAGGTGTTAGCTTTCCTGTATTAACTCCAAACCTTAAA GGCTTTGAGGCAGCTGTTGCTGCTGGGGCTAAGGAAGTGGCTGTttttcctgcagcttctgaatcattCTCTAAAGCAAATCTCAACTCTGGCATTGAGGATAATCTTGCTCGTTGCCGAGACATTGCTTCAGCTTCTCGAAGCTACTCAATCCCTGTTCGTGG ATATATATCATGTGTTGTGGGATGTCCTTTTGAAGGACATGTTGCTCCAGCCAAAGTAGCATATGTGGCAAAGGCACTTAATGAGATGGGTTGCTCAGAGATTTCACTAGGTGATACGATTGGTGTTGGTACACCTG GCACCGTCGTTCCAATGCTGGAAGCTGTTCTTGATGTTGTTCCAGTTGACAAGCTTGCTGTCCACTTTCATGATACTTATGGTCAGGCGCTTTCAAATACTCTAATTTCACTTCAG ATGGGGATCAGTGTAGTGGATTCATCTGTTTCCGGCCTTGGGGGTTGTCCGTATGCAAAGGGTGCAACTGGAAATGTTGCCACTGAGGATGTTGTTTACATGCTGGATGGAATTGGAGTGAAAACCAACGTGGACCTTGGAAAGCTCATGCAGGCCGGAGATTTCATCTGCAAGCATTTAGGACGCGCATCGAATTCAAGAGCCGCAACTGCGTTGAGTAAAGTTAAAGCTCATGCTTCCAAACTTTGA